A section of the Verrucomicrobiota bacterium genome encodes:
- the rpmB gene encoding 50S ribosomal protein L28, whose product MSRKCSITGSRPVRGSKIHRRGLAKKKGGIGMHVTAVTARYFTPNLRNKRIWVPELKKFVTVKVTARALKTISKNGAHATLSKAGLI is encoded by the coding sequence ATGTCTAGAAAGTGCTCCATTACCGGTTCGCGTCCCGTGCGCGGTTCTAAAATTCACCGCAGAGGTCTCGCCAAGAAAAAAGGGGGTATCGGCATGCACGTCACTGCAGTGACGGCCCGTTATTTTACCCCGAACCTTCGCAACAAGCGGATCTGGGTTCCCGAACTCAAAAAATTTGTGACGGTCAAGGTCACGGCCCGTGCCCTGAAAACCATTTCGAAGAACGGTGCTCACGCCACTCTTTCGAAAGCTGGGCTTATCTAA
- the atpA gene encoding F0F1 ATP synthase subunit alpha: MSNLLQELEAKISGLSNATAAKSNVGTVREIGDGVARIEGLGGVMLNEMLEFPGGIYGIALNLEETEVGAIILGDYTSISEGDEVKTTGRLLEVPVGKELLGRVVDSLGQPIDGKGPIQSKTFYPVEKTAPGIIKRQSVSQPLCTGIMSIDAMIPIGRGQRELIIGDRATGKTTIAIDTIINQANINRSGEASGDPSFRPIYSIYVGVGQKNANIARVVDTLSSHNALQYTIIVSAPASDSASNQYLAPFAGAAMGEWFMDNGMDALIVFDDLSKHAVAYRQISLLLKRPSGREAYPGDVFYLHSRLLERSARLSEKAGNGSLTALPIIETQAGDVSAYIPTNVISITDGQIYLETDLFYQGIRPAISVGLSVSRVGSAAQIKAMKQVAGKLKGDLAQFRELAAFSQFGSDLDARTKSQLDRGGRIVELFKQHQYHPLAVELQVAILWTMQKGYFDAVAVDRVKDFQDQLSQFLNSRKESLLALILKKGAVDAEIEKELTAALEEFKVIFR, translated from the coding sequence ATGAGCAACCTCCTGCAAGAACTTGAAGCAAAGATCAGCGGTCTTTCCAACGCAACCGCTGCCAAATCCAATGTCGGAACCGTCCGCGAGATCGGAGACGGTGTCGCCCGCATCGAGGGACTCGGCGGCGTCATGCTCAACGAGATGCTCGAGTTCCCTGGTGGGATCTACGGCATCGCGCTGAACCTCGAGGAGACCGAGGTTGGAGCCATTATTCTCGGAGATTACACATCGATCTCCGAGGGGGACGAGGTGAAGACCACCGGGCGCCTGCTTGAGGTACCGGTCGGCAAGGAACTTCTCGGTCGCGTTGTTGACTCACTCGGACAGCCGATTGATGGGAAGGGACCCATCCAGTCGAAGACCTTCTACCCCGTCGAGAAGACAGCTCCCGGCATCATTAAGCGTCAGAGCGTCAGTCAGCCTCTCTGCACCGGCATCATGTCCATCGACGCGATGATTCCTATCGGTCGCGGTCAGCGTGAGCTTATCATCGGTGATCGAGCTACTGGCAAGACGACGATCGCCATAGACACGATCATCAACCAGGCAAACATCAACCGCTCGGGTGAGGCCTCCGGAGATCCTTCCTTCCGTCCTATCTACAGTATCTATGTTGGCGTTGGTCAGAAGAATGCGAACATCGCCCGTGTCGTCGACACGCTCTCCTCCCACAATGCCCTCCAGTACACGATCATCGTCTCTGCTCCCGCATCGGACAGTGCTTCAAACCAGTACCTTGCCCCCTTTGCCGGCGCGGCGATGGGAGAGTGGTTCATGGATAATGGCATGGATGCCCTGATTGTTTTTGACGATCTCTCGAAGCATGCCGTGGCTTATCGTCAGATTTCTCTGCTTCTCAAGCGTCCTTCGGGACGTGAGGCCTATCCCGGTGATGTCTTCTACCTTCACAGCCGTTTGCTCGAGCGTTCCGCCCGTCTTAGTGAGAAGGCCGGAAACGGATCCCTCACGGCCCTTCCAATCATCGAGACCCAGGCTGGTGACGTGTCGGCCTACATTCCGACAAACGTCATTTCGATTACGGATGGCCAGATCTACTTGGAGACCGATCTCTTCTACCAGGGTATCCGACCAGCAATTTCGGTCGGTCTTTCAGTCTCTCGCGTCGGTTCCGCAGCGCAGATCAAGGCGATGAAGCAGGTTGCCGGTAAGCTGAAGGGCGATCTTGCCCAGTTCCGCGAGCTAGCCGCCTTTTCCCAGTTCGGGAGTGATCTGGATGCCCGCACCAAATCTCAACTCGATCGCGGAGGGCGCATCGTGGAACTCTTCAAACAGCACCAGTATCACCCGCTTGCCGTGGAGCTTCAGGTTGCCATCCTCTGGACCATGCAGAAGGGGTACTTTGATGCAGTCGCGGTCGATCGGGTCAAGGACTTCCAGGATCAGCTTTCCCAGTTCCTAAACTCCCGCAAGGAGTCCCTCCTCGCACTTATCCTCAAGAAAGGTGCCGTTGATGCCGAGATCGAGAAAGAACTGACTGCGGCATTGGAAGAGTTCAAAGTCATTTTCCGCTAA
- the rph gene encoding ribonuclease PH, with protein MTARSRSNNRASDKLREVTFQTGIAPQASGSVLISFGRTQVLCAASIEEGVPRWMKEQGVTGGWLTAEYSMLPYSTAPRKQRDSSRGKIDGRSTEIQRLIGRSLRAGIDLEGLGSRTLWVDCDVLQADGGTRTASITGASVAIALACNKLVKEGKLAKSPVSRQIAAVSVGVVNSEVLLDLDYPEDRDAEVDLNLVMTGDLEFIELQASGEENVFGDAQLATMLDYGRRGISELVARQEEILAATLS; from the coding sequence ATGACTGCACGCTCACGCTCCAACAACAGGGCTTCCGACAAACTCAGGGAAGTCACCTTTCAGACCGGCATCGCGCCCCAAGCTTCCGGCTCTGTGCTGATTTCCTTCGGGCGCACTCAGGTTCTGTGCGCCGCCAGCATTGAGGAGGGAGTGCCTCGCTGGATGAAAGAGCAGGGTGTCACAGGGGGTTGGCTGACCGCTGAGTACTCAATGCTTCCTTATTCTACCGCACCGAGAAAGCAGCGCGATAGCTCCCGCGGTAAGATCGACGGAAGGTCAACGGAGATTCAGAGACTCATTGGCAGATCCCTTCGCGCTGGAATCGACCTTGAGGGTCTGGGCTCCCGAACTCTCTGGGTTGATTGCGATGTCCTTCAGGCCGATGGAGGGACACGTACGGCATCCATCACCGGTGCCAGCGTCGCCATTGCTCTTGCCTGCAACAAACTGGTGAAGGAGGGGAAACTTGCCAAGAGTCCCGTGTCGCGACAGATCGCGGCCGTGAGTGTTGGCGTCGTCAATTCCGAGGTTCTCCTCGATCTGGATTATCCCGAGGATAGGGATGCCGAAGTCGATCTCAACCTCGTGATGACAGGAGATCTGGAGTTCATTGAGTTGCAGGCATCCGGTGAGGAGAATGTCTTTGGGGATGCCCAGTTAGCCACGATGCTGGATTATGGACGCCGCGGGATCTCCGAGTTGGTCGCCAGGCAGGAAGAAATTCTCGCGGCAACGCTTTCCTAA
- the atpG gene encoding ATP synthase F1 subunit gamma: MANTRDIRRRIKSVKNTAQITKAMQMVAASKMRKAQQAAMAGHPYSLVLNRVLVSLRDMVSADFHPLLEVRPVKKTLVLLVTSDKGLCGALNTNVLREAMLLDQEKTLFVASGKKGASFLARTGRNMIADFALPDNPTFLQTKAISKFCLEKFLSGEVDRVEVLYPKFVNTLVQKPLLVTLLPITDDKAAGVSQSVSEQVAIEATATTGAQFLFEPNADEVLNSVLPYYFHFEVFQMILDARASEQSARMVAMKSATDNAKSLVKDLTLEYNKARQASITTELLEITTAQMALA; encoded by the coding sequence ATGGCTAATACCCGCGACATCCGCCGACGCATTAAGTCGGTCAAGAACACTGCCCAGATTACGAAGGCAATGCAGATGGTCGCCGCATCCAAGATGCGCAAGGCTCAGCAGGCTGCCATGGCTGGACATCCCTACTCCCTGGTTCTCAACAGGGTCCTTGTTTCCCTGCGGGACATGGTGAGCGCGGACTTCCATCCACTGCTGGAGGTCCGGCCGGTGAAGAAGACGCTGGTCCTGCTTGTCACCTCTGACAAAGGGCTCTGCGGCGCTCTTAATACCAACGTGCTTCGAGAGGCGATGCTACTCGACCAGGAGAAGACTCTCTTCGTTGCCTCCGGAAAGAAGGGAGCCTCTTTTCTGGCAAGAACAGGGCGCAACATGATCGCTGATTTTGCACTGCCCGACAATCCAACCTTCCTTCAGACAAAAGCGATTTCTAAATTCTGCTTGGAGAAGTTCCTCTCCGGTGAAGTCGACCGCGTGGAGGTGCTCTATCCGAAGTTCGTTAACACGCTGGTTCAGAAGCCGCTCCTGGTTACTCTACTTCCCATCACGGATGACAAAGCCGCAGGAGTATCCCAATCGGTTAGTGAACAGGTGGCTATAGAGGCAACGGCAACAACGGGAGCCCAGTTTCTGTTCGAACCGAATGCGGATGAAGTCCTCAATTCCGTTCTTCCCTATTACTTTCACTTCGAGGTGTTCCAGATGATCCTCGATGCCCGAGCTTCGGAACAGAGCGCCCGCATGGTTGCGATGAAGAGCGCGACCGACAATGCGAAGAGCCTCGTGAAGGATCTCACTCTTGAGTACAACAAGGCCCGTCAGGCCAGCATCACCACCGAACTTCTCGAAATCACAACCGCCCAGATGGCTCTTGCGTAA
- a CDS encoding tetratricopeptide repeat protein, translated as MAATYAQVLSFHFLPFWDDDTNIHRNPLYAPLAWGSIATFWKAPFQQLYIPVTYSIWAGLVALSRIAAGTCISFGPINAALFHGTNLSIHLLSTGMVFLIVRRMLGARCSTDSITSPRIVLASAAGALAFGLHPIQVEAVAWVSGLRDLLGGAFSLAALALFLSWLDHSGRYARQVFRYAAATLLLLLAFGSKPGSVVTPALALLCGFWLLRLRGRSLKPLLWLIPWFIVALLEVMMTSKAQPAAELARSLVPLWARPLVAGDAVSFYIWKLLWPADPWGLCADYGRSPNSLMQAGVLYWSWLIPTLLALLLAFFKKLRPYLLPATLMVIGVLPTLGLIPFNFQVVSTVSDRYLYLGMLGPALAFAMLISDARPRIAILLAAVFLPFWTILSLLQMPQWEAGEFFFPATLARNPTSWKSRHNYACTLDAQGKLPDALKEFVEAIHLRPSNAEAYNDMALTLLKMGRRQEAIQEFQQSLQVRATTGAARNLAAALLMNGEAAKAAQVYRLAMQIDPGDLQDQRSLAWLLATHPDGTVRNGQEAAALSKQIVEATNAQVPLFLLTYAAALAECGTFDEAARVATMAASAYEHSGDPSMAKMIQTRVLPALGAHQPIRDNPTLK; from the coding sequence GTGGCTGCCACCTACGCTCAGGTCCTGAGCTTCCATTTCCTGCCGTTCTGGGACGACGACACCAATATCCATCGGAATCCCCTCTATGCTCCGCTTGCGTGGGGAAGCATTGCCACTTTTTGGAAGGCTCCCTTCCAGCAACTCTACATTCCCGTCACCTATTCCATTTGGGCGGGACTTGTCGCCCTCTCACGTATCGCGGCAGGTACATGCATCAGTTTTGGGCCGATCAATGCCGCACTTTTCCATGGAACGAATCTTAGCATTCACCTCCTCTCAACCGGCATGGTTTTTCTCATTGTTCGTAGAATGCTGGGTGCGCGCTGTTCTACTGATTCGATTACTTCACCACGTATCGTTCTGGCTTCTGCTGCTGGAGCCCTTGCCTTCGGTCTTCATCCGATCCAGGTCGAGGCGGTCGCTTGGGTCTCGGGATTGCGAGACCTTCTGGGTGGTGCATTTTCTCTTGCTGCCCTGGCTCTTTTCCTTTCATGGCTTGATCACTCCGGAAGGTATGCCCGTCAGGTCTTCCGATACGCTGCGGCCACCCTTCTACTGCTCTTGGCCTTCGGTTCCAAGCCGGGGAGCGTCGTTACGCCAGCTCTGGCACTTCTCTGCGGATTCTGGCTTCTACGGCTCAGGGGACGTTCGCTCAAGCCCCTTCTCTGGCTGATTCCCTGGTTCATTGTAGCTCTTCTGGAGGTGATGATGACGTCCAAGGCACAGCCGGCTGCGGAACTTGCTCGTTCACTGGTGCCTCTCTGGGCGAGGCCTCTGGTGGCTGGTGACGCGGTCTCCTTTTACATCTGGAAACTTCTCTGGCCTGCGGACCCCTGGGGGCTGTGTGCTGATTATGGGCGTTCCCCTAACTCCCTGATGCAGGCAGGCGTTCTCTACTGGAGCTGGCTGATTCCAACGCTCCTTGCGCTCCTGCTGGCATTCTTCAAAAAACTCCGTCCTTACCTGCTTCCGGCCACGCTGATGGTCATCGGAGTTCTTCCAACGCTGGGTCTTATCCCTTTCAACTTCCAGGTAGTATCAACGGTTAGCGACCGATATCTCTATCTCGGCATGCTGGGGCCGGCACTGGCCTTTGCCATGCTGATCAGCGATGCACGTCCCCGGATTGCCATTCTTCTGGCAGCTGTTTTTCTTCCCTTTTGGACAATCTTGTCGCTGCTTCAGATGCCGCAATGGGAAGCCGGCGAGTTTTTCTTTCCTGCGACGTTGGCCCGCAATCCCACCAGCTGGAAGTCCCGACATAACTATGCCTGCACGCTGGATGCCCAGGGGAAACTTCCCGATGCTTTGAAGGAGTTTGTGGAGGCGATCCATCTGCGCCCCTCGAATGCCGAGGCCTACAACGACATGGCCCTCACCCTCTTGAAGATGGGACGCCGTCAGGAAGCTATCCAGGAGTTCCAGCAGTCCCTCCAGGTGAGGGCGACAACTGGGGCCGCACGGAATCTTGCGGCAGCCCTGCTGATGAATGGCGAAGCGGCAAAGGCAGCTCAAGTTTACCGACTTGCGATGCAGATCGACCCGGGTGACCTGCAGGACCAGCGCTCGTTGGCATGGTTGCTTGCAACGCACCCCGACGGCACGGTCCGCAATGGGCAGGAAGCTGCGGCCCTTTCCAAACAGATCGTGGAAGCGACGAACGCGCAGGTTCCACTCTTTCTTCTCACGTATGCCGCGGCCTTAGCCGAATGCGGCACTTTTGATGAAGCCGCTCGGGTTGCCACAATGGCGGCATCCGCCTATGAGCATTCCGGTGATCCCTCGATGGCAAAGATGATTCAGACAAGGGTGCTTCCTGCACTTGGTGCTCATCAGCCAATCCGAGATAATCCTACCCTCAAGTAA
- a CDS encoding amidohydrolase family protein, giving the protein MPASEAIRLYRATSVLPVSSPDISDGGLAVRGDKILGVGTWKDLVQEYPGASQEDLGEVILMPGLINAHCHLDYTMMRSALFGGGSFAEWIQRLNAMRRSLDQRDYLDAIAAGLKELHQWGCTTVLNIESLPELVPFLPESPIRVWWFLEVMDVRSRLQSAEALAGAIYFLEKAGEGLGGFGISPHAPYTVSRELYELSSTYALKYQLPLCTHLAESEEEMSMFTTGDGLLYEFLRSIGRPMEDCVGMTPIQAVLGRELVPEGSILVHMNQLDSKDRDLLKRTAGRYPVVHCPRTHAFFERPPFDLNFFRESGIPLLLGTDSLASNQDLNMFAEMRTLSESFPMLDPSEIIRMVTTAPAAAIGRAGMLGELSPGALADFIAIPDPAPNAGLKGVEERVLANRTPPTVWISGQ; this is encoded by the coding sequence ATGCCTGCCTCAGAAGCAATAAGGCTCTACAGGGCAACAAGCGTGCTTCCGGTAAGTTCGCCTGATATCTCGGATGGAGGGCTTGCTGTGAGGGGTGATAAGATCCTTGGCGTGGGTACCTGGAAGGATCTGGTTCAGGAGTATCCCGGCGCCTCGCAGGAAGATCTCGGGGAGGTAATCCTAATGCCCGGGCTGATCAACGCCCATTGCCATCTCGACTACACGATGATGCGGAGCGCCCTCTTTGGAGGAGGCTCGTTTGCCGAGTGGATCCAGCGTCTTAATGCCATGCGTCGCTCTCTGGACCAGAGGGATTATCTGGATGCAATAGCAGCTGGATTGAAGGAACTTCATCAGTGGGGCTGTACTACGGTCCTGAATATAGAGTCCCTTCCAGAGTTGGTGCCCTTTCTTCCCGAATCCCCGATCAGGGTTTGGTGGTTCCTCGAAGTGATGGATGTGAGGAGTCGCCTCCAATCAGCAGAGGCCTTGGCAGGGGCAATCTATTTTCTCGAGAAAGCGGGTGAGGGGTTAGGAGGATTCGGGATCTCGCCCCACGCTCCCTATACCGTCTCCCGCGAGCTTTACGAACTCTCCTCGACCTATGCTCTCAAATATCAGCTTCCACTCTGCACGCATCTGGCCGAGTCCGAGGAGGAAATGAGTATGTTTACGACGGGTGACGGGCTTCTCTACGAATTTTTACGCTCCATTGGTCGTCCGATGGAGGATTGTGTGGGAATGACCCCTATTCAAGCAGTGCTGGGGAGGGAGCTTGTTCCCGAGGGATCGATACTCGTTCACATGAATCAGCTCGATAGTAAAGACCGGGATTTGTTGAAACGTACGGCCGGACGTTATCCCGTGGTGCATTGCCCTAGGACCCATGCGTTTTTCGAACGCCCCCCCTTTGATCTGAATTTCTTCCGAGAAAGCGGGATTCCTCTCCTCTTGGGAACTGACAGTCTGGCAAGCAATCAGGATCTCAATATGTTTGCCGAAATGAGGACTCTGTCCGAATCTTTCCCCATGCTGGATCCGAGCGAAATTATTCGCATGGTGACGACAGCCCCCGCTGCCGCGATCGGACGCGCCGGAATGCTGGGGGAGCTTTCACCGGGAGCTCTTGCGGATTTCATTGCTATTCCCGATCCGGCACCGAATGCCGGGTTAAAAGGAGTTGAGGAACGGGTGCTCGCCAACCGGACTCCTCCGACTGTATGGATCTCGGGTCAATGA
- the atpF gene encoding F0F1 ATP synthase subunit B codes for MEILKQFGVDWPHFIAQLVLFLIVYFVLNRFAFAPLLKVLEERRKRIEEGQLNAEKIKKQLAEAELRYQEILRKANDDAQVMIEELRKSNEAFSQREMEKAVKESAAIVERARHEITSERNRMVDEVKREMVSLVVKTTAQVAGKVLSPEDQKRLSEEASKELAS; via the coding sequence ATGGAAATTTTAAAACAATTCGGAGTTGATTGGCCGCACTTTATTGCCCAGTTGGTTCTTTTCCTCATCGTTTACTTTGTCCTGAACCGCTTTGCCTTCGCTCCGTTGCTGAAGGTTCTGGAAGAACGTCGCAAGCGCATTGAGGAAGGACAGCTCAATGCTGAGAAGATCAAGAAGCAGCTTGCCGAAGCGGAACTCCGTTATCAGGAGATTCTCCGGAAAGCCAATGATGATGCTCAGGTGATGATTGAGGAGTTACGCAAGAGCAATGAGGCATTTTCCCAACGGGAGATGGAAAAAGCTGTCAAGGAGTCAGCCGCTATTGTGGAACGGGCTCGCCACGAAATTACTTCCGAGCGCAACCGCATGGTCGACGAAGTAAAGCGAGAGATGGTTTCTCTTGTCGTCAAGACCACGGCCCAGGTCGCAGGCAAGGTTCTCTCACCCGAAGATCAGAAGCGCCTCAGTGAGGAAGCCTCCAAGGAACTCGCTTCCTAG
- a CDS encoding F0F1 ATP synthase subunit delta has translation MQIPKDAKIKSRELFESSLDDSGRPDSAKALSIADLVVNAAPRHSVQILREFARLIRLETAKHHAVIESAALLDEGTRDSILKSLQERDGGAVTVEVKVDPVLIGGARIRLGSEVWDASVLSRLLALNS, from the coding sequence ATGCAGATCCCCAAGGATGCCAAAATTAAGTCCAGGGAACTCTTCGAGTCCTCACTCGATGACTCTGGACGCCCTGACAGTGCCAAGGCACTCTCCATCGCTGACCTCGTTGTGAATGCCGCCCCGCGTCACTCCGTTCAGATCCTCAGGGAGTTTGCGCGCCTGATCCGACTCGAGACAGCCAAGCATCACGCCGTGATCGAAAGCGCCGCCCTTCTCGACGAAGGAACCCGCGACTCGATTCTCAAGTCCCTGCAAGAACGGGATGGGGGAGCCGTCACGGTCGAAGTGAAAGTCGATCCAGTACTTATCGGCGGCGCTCGCATCCGTCTCGGAAGTGAAGTCTGGGATGCCTCGGTGCTGTCCCGTCTCTTAGCCCTGAATTCCTAA
- the atpC gene encoding ATP synthase F1 subunit epsilon: MSSLQLEIVTPEARVFTGSAQMVIAPGVEGGLGILPDHMPLMTEIIPGEVIVTTEDGELSFAVGGGFLEVLPDRVSILTDMAIVEAEIDEKAAEEAVARAEQEMRDKVLSGEELATVQASLLRSFAQLHVKRRSHR; this comes from the coding sequence ATGAGCTCACTCCAACTCGAGATCGTCACTCCGGAGGCTCGCGTTTTCACGGGAAGTGCGCAGATGGTGATTGCTCCCGGGGTGGAAGGCGGTCTCGGCATCCTGCCGGACCATATGCCTCTCATGACGGAAATTATTCCTGGGGAGGTCATTGTAACCACAGAAGATGGCGAACTCTCCTTCGCCGTGGGCGGTGGCTTCCTGGAGGTCCTACCGGATCGTGTCTCCATTCTAACAGATATGGCGATCGTCGAGGCGGAGATCGACGAGAAGGCCGCCGAAGAAGCGGTAGCCCGTGCCGAACAGGAAATGCGCGACAAGGTTCTCTCCGGTGAGGAACTTGCCACAGTGCAGGCCTCCCTGCTTAGGTCCTTCGCGCAACTTCACGTCAAACGTCGTTCTCATCGGTAA
- the atpB gene encoding F0F1 ATP synthase subunit A, with protein sequence MVFSLLPIASAELSAETPEFLTHSFLAWFTNSILVTAIVLGAIMWIVRSCTRKIEVIPGAGQNFLEAVVEGFYGAVEGILGDKMTRKSFGLLGTLFIFILISNWFGLLPGVGSIGWHEGDKFIPLLRPGTADMNMTIAMATVSMVLWFYWTMQVTGPVAFIKELFGVKGGMSGPILFLLVPLFLFVGVLEVVSILVRPVSLSLRLYGNIFAGENMLATMINIGQIFHFPPWLSSVLSCIVPIPFYFLELLIGFLQAMVFTLLILVYLQLSTAHEEH encoded by the coding sequence ATGGTTTTTTCACTACTCCCGATAGCCAGCGCGGAACTTTCCGCGGAGACGCCTGAGTTCCTGACTCATTCCTTCCTGGCCTGGTTCACCAATTCGATCCTCGTCACGGCGATCGTACTCGGGGCCATCATGTGGATCGTCCGCTCCTGCACCCGCAAGATCGAAGTCATCCCGGGGGCTGGTCAGAATTTTCTCGAGGCGGTCGTCGAGGGTTTTTACGGCGCCGTGGAGGGGATTCTTGGCGACAAGATGACACGGAAGTCTTTTGGCCTTCTTGGAACACTTTTCATTTTTATCCTGATCTCGAACTGGTTCGGCTTGCTGCCAGGCGTGGGTTCGATCGGTTGGCATGAGGGGGACAAATTCATTCCTCTCCTTCGCCCGGGGACCGCAGACATGAACATGACCATTGCCATGGCTACGGTGTCGATGGTTCTCTGGTTTTACTGGACGATGCAGGTCACCGGACCGGTTGCCTTCATCAAAGAACTCTTCGGCGTGAAAGGTGGCATGTCCGGACCAATTCTCTTTCTCCTGGTGCCCCTCTTCCTCTTTGTGGGCGTGCTGGAGGTTGTTTCCATCCTAGTTCGCCCCGTCTCTCTCTCGCTCCGACTCTATGGAAATATCTTTGCCGGTGAGAACATGCTCGCGACGATGATCAATATAGGACAAATTTTTCATTTCCCCCCTTGGCTCTCCTCGGTCCTGAGTTGCATTGTCCCCATTCCCTTCTACTTCCTGGAATTGCTTATCGGATTCCTCCAGGCAATGGTCTTCACTCTCCTGATTCTTGTGTACCTCCAACTCTCGACAGCGCACGAGGAACACTAA
- a CDS encoding ATP synthase F0 subunit C, giving the protein MLINILAEALTSANTITGSFTLGVAGAGSAIGIGLIGARMVEAIGRNPATLPKVLMIGILTIALAEAIAIFGLIFAFQGK; this is encoded by the coding sequence ATGCTCATCAACATTCTTGCCGAAGCCCTGACTTCGGCCAACACGATCACTGGTAGTTTCACCCTCGGCGTTGCCGGAGCAGGGTCCGCCATCGGTATCGGTCTGATCGGAGCTCGCATGGTCGAGGCGATCGGCCGTAATCCCGCCACTCTTCCCAAGGTGCTCATGATCGGCATTCTGACCATCGCTCTGGCCGAGGCCATCGCGATTTTCGGTCTGATCTTCGCATTCCAGGGCAAGTAA
- the atpD gene encoding F0F1 ATP synthase subunit beta, with protein sequence MSNTGTIVQIIGPVIDAEFNTKEGKLPKIYDAIEVDYTVDGNPAKVTLEVQQHLGENWVRAIAMSSTEGLKRGMPVRSLGKPISVPVGEGVLGRIFNVLGEPCDERGPVKADKYLPIHRSAPPLVDQDTKAQVLETGIKVIDLICPFTKGGKVGAFGGAGVGKTVVIMELINNIAKGHGGYSIFAGVGERTREGNDLYGEMIESGVIAVQKDEKGHPVKDADGNFIFLEEGSKVGLVYGQMSEPPGARLRVALTALAMAEYFRDEKHQDVLLFVDNVFRFSQAGSEVSALLGRTPSAVGYQPTLASEMGILQERITSTKDGSITSFQAVYVPADDLTDPAPANTFAHLDSTIVLERSIAELGIYPAVDPLASTSKALAPEIVGEEHYGVARGVQKVLQRYKDLQDIIAILGMDELSPEDKLTVYRARKIQRFLSQPFHVAEIFTGSKGQYVAIADTIRGFKEILEGKMDEIPEGDFYMKGGIDQVIAASKNS encoded by the coding sequence ATGAGCAACACAGGCACCATCGTTCAAATCATCGGCCCGGTCATCGATGCCGAGTTCAACACCAAGGAGGGCAAACTGCCCAAGATTTATGACGCCATTGAGGTCGACTACACGGTCGACGGCAATCCGGCCAAAGTGACCCTGGAGGTCCAGCAGCACCTTGGAGAGAACTGGGTGCGCGCCATCGCCATGTCTTCGACCGAGGGACTCAAGCGCGGAATGCCTGTCCGATCCCTGGGTAAGCCAATTTCGGTCCCTGTCGGTGAAGGCGTTCTCGGCCGCATCTTCAATGTCCTTGGAGAGCCCTGTGACGAGCGAGGCCCCGTCAAGGCGGACAAGTATCTTCCCATCCACCGCAGTGCTCCTCCTCTTGTCGATCAGGATACCAAGGCACAGGTTTTGGAAACTGGCATCAAGGTCATTGATCTGATCTGTCCCTTCACCAAGGGCGGCAAGGTCGGTGCCTTCGGCGGCGCCGGTGTTGGAAAGACTGTCGTCATCATGGAGCTCATCAACAACATCGCCAAGGGCCACGGTGGTTATTCCATCTTCGCTGGTGTCGGTGAGCGTACCCGTGAGGGAAACGATCTCTACGGTGAAATGATCGAGTCCGGAGTTATTGCGGTCCAGAAAGATGAAAAGGGTCACCCGGTCAAGGATGCCGATGGCAACTTCATCTTCCTGGAAGAGGGTTCCAAAGTGGGCCTTGTCTACGGACAGATGAGCGAGCCCCCCGGAGCGCGTCTTCGGGTCGCCCTCACGGCCCTGGCCATGGCCGAATACTTCCGTGATGAGAAACACCAGGACGTGTTGCTCTTCGTTGATAATGTTTTCCGCTTTTCGCAAGCCGGATCCGAGGTCTCCGCGCTGCTTGGCCGCACGCCAAGTGCTGTCGGTTATCAGCCGACGCTGGCCTCAGAAATGGGCATTCTCCAGGAGCGCATCACCTCGACCAAGGATGGGTCTATTACCTCCTTCCAGGCCGTCTATGTCCCTGCGGACGATCTGACCGATCCCGCCCCCGCCAATACATTTGCCCACCTGGATTCGACGATCGTTCTCGAGCGTTCCATCGCAGAACTTGGCATCTATCCTGCCGTTGATCCTCTCGCTTCGACCTCCAAGGCTCTTGCCCCAGAGATCGTCGGTGAGGAGCATTATGGTGTTGCCCGCGGCGTCCAGAAGGTGCTCCAGCGCTACAAGGATCTCCAAGACATCATCGCCATTCTCGGCATGGACGAGCTTTCCCCCGAGGATAAGCTGACCGTCTATCGCGCGCGAAAGATCCAGCGCTTCCTCAGCCAGCCTTTCCACGTTGCTGAAATCTTCACTGGTTCCAAAGGACAGTACGTGGCGATCGCCGACACGATCCGTGGATTCAAGGAGATCCTTGAAGGAAAAATGGATGAGATTCCCGAGGGTGATTTCTACATGAAGGGCGGAATCGACCAGGTTATTGCAGCGTCCAAGAATTCCTAA